One Candidatus Krumholzibacteriia bacterium DNA segment encodes these proteins:
- the mqnC gene encoding cyclic dehypoxanthinyl futalosine synthase produces the protein MSTTYSHDPEINDILVRAVEGEALPGGEILMLMEEADVHALGRAAHALRLHRCPPDKVTYVVDRNINYSNVCYVNCTFCAFYRHKTDDDHYVLEYEQIHEKIEELLAIGGTQLLLQGGHHPNLQLDWYQGMLRSIKERYPVHIHGFSPSEIAHFAKIWKMPTSVVLKELQAAGLDSVPGGGAEILNDRVRTALAKTKVDAAGWIRIMEEAHELGMKTSATMMFGHIETLPERVEHLLRVRESQARTGGYTAFIPWTFQPGFTPLTENNPEQLAEIPTAPSKGSLEYLRMLAICRLALNNVDNFQSSWVTQGRKVGQMSLFWGANDLGSVMMEENVVSEAGVAFRLSLDQMKDLIRDAGFEPAQRDNSYNVLQAA, from the coding sequence ATGAGCACGACCTACAGCCACGATCCCGAGATCAACGACATCCTCGTCCGCGCCGTCGAGGGCGAAGCCCTGCCCGGCGGCGAGATCCTCATGCTCATGGAGGAGGCCGACGTCCACGCGCTCGGCCGCGCGGCCCACGCGCTGCGCCTGCACCGGTGCCCGCCGGACAAGGTCACCTACGTGGTCGACCGCAACATCAACTACTCGAACGTGTGCTACGTGAACTGCACGTTCTGCGCGTTCTACCGGCACAAGACCGACGACGACCACTACGTGCTCGAGTACGAGCAGATCCACGAGAAGATCGAGGAACTGCTCGCGATCGGCGGGACGCAGCTTTTGCTGCAGGGTGGCCACCACCCGAACCTGCAGCTCGACTGGTACCAGGGCATGCTGCGCTCGATCAAGGAGCGCTACCCCGTCCACATCCACGGCTTCAGCCCGAGCGAGATCGCGCACTTCGCGAAGATCTGGAAGATGCCGACCTCGGTCGTGCTGAAGGAGCTGCAGGCAGCCGGGCTGGACAGCGTGCCCGGTGGCGGCGCGGAGATCCTGAACGACCGTGTGCGGACGGCCCTGGCCAAGACCAAGGTCGATGCCGCGGGCTGGATCCGGATCATGGAAGAGGCCCACGAACTGGGCATGAAGACCAGTGCCACCATGATGTTCGGGCACATCGAGACCCTGCCCGAGCGCGTGGAGCACCTGCTGCGCGTGCGCGAGAGCCAGGCGAGGACGGGCGGCTACACGGCCTTCATCCCCTGGACCTTCCAGCCGGGCTTCACGCCGCTCACCGAGAACAACCCCGAGCAGCTCGCGGAGATCCCGACCGCGCCGTCGAAGGGCAGCCTGGAGTACCTTCGCATGCTCGCCATCTGCCGACTGGCCCTGAACAACGTCGACAACTTCCAGTCGAGCTGGGTCACCCAGGGGCGGAAGGTCGGCCAGATGTCGTTGTTCTGGGGCGCGAACGATCTCGGCAGCGTGATGATGGAGGAGAACGTCGTCAGCGAAGCCGGCGTGGCCTTCCGTCTGAGCCTCGACCAGATGAAGGACCTGATCCGCGACGCCGGATTCGAGCCCGCCCAGCGCGACAACTCCTACAACGTCCTTCAGGCGGCGTAG
- a CDS encoding DUF1043 family protein: MDLLVTAAIALVAGIGVGILVSGRLDRPNKRTRILEADLDSTRTELASYRQSALAQFTQTAERFKDLNDAYVALHRQLAESAHRLCGTEIGRLLEEPRTEGQLAADEASTGQDADGGVGETVHRGAIPWSESVAGTAAGADAAGSASEEASAAGRGSDEATDEASRSDGALAEDSGSAPSEDTGQDASSGTEEPPRTPESGAAAAGGNGDGDAAETNEDGERPLTRTEAFRAARAERAAATASGEPRSDDARSDDGGASENRGAAA; this comes from the coding sequence ATGGATTTGTTGGTCACCGCGGCGATCGCCCTCGTCGCGGGCATCGGTGTCGGCATCCTGGTCTCCGGCCGCCTGGACCGGCCGAACAAGCGTACGCGGATCCTCGAGGCCGACCTCGACTCGACCCGGACGGAGCTGGCGTCGTACCGGCAGTCGGCCCTCGCCCAGTTCACGCAGACGGCCGAGAGGTTCAAGGACCTCAACGACGCCTACGTGGCTCTCCACCGTCAGCTCGCCGAGAGTGCCCACCGCCTCTGTGGTACCGAGATCGGTCGACTGCTCGAGGAGCCCCGGACCGAGGGCCAGCTCGCCGCGGACGAGGCATCGACCGGCCAGGACGCGGACGGCGGAGTCGGAGAGACCGTCCACAGGGGCGCGATCCCCTGGTCGGAATCGGTCGCGGGGACGGCGGCCGGAGCGGATGCAGCGGGCTCCGCGTCCGAGGAGGCCAGTGCCGCGGGCCGCGGGTCGGACGAAGCGACGGACGAAGCCTCCCGGTCCGACGGTGCCCTGGCCGAGGACTCCGGATCCGCGCCGAGCGAGGACACGGGACAGGACGCCTCGTCCGGAACGGAGGAACCCCCGAGGACTCCCGAGAGCGGCGCGGCGGCCGCCGGAGGCAACGGCGACGGCGACGCTGCCGAAACGAACGAGGACGGCGAGCGGCCCCTGACCCGGACCGAAGCCTTCCGTGCTGCGCGGGCGGAACGCGCCGCGGCCACAGCCAGCGGTGAACCCCGGAGTGACGATGCTCGCTCGGACGACGGGGGGGCGTCGGAGAACCGCGGAGCCGCTGCCTGA
- a CDS encoding DUF819 family protein, with protein MEHSSALITNDAVVLGMLMVILTFVFRTAHSSHPTWKKFYTYVPSLLLCYFIPSLLSTFGVVDGDESNLYFVASRYLLPTSLVLLTLSIDIPAILRLGPKALTMFFTGTFGIVIGGPLAILIVATFSPETVGMGTDDVWRGLTTVAGSWIGGGANQTAMKEVFRVPDDVFSALVAVDVIVANIWMAMLLYAAGRSKAIDASIGADNSAIEDLKHRVADYQASIARIPTLTDLVTVLGVGFGVTAIAHFLGDIIAPALLEAAPQLQRFSLTSKFFWLVVIATTAGLIMSTHSKSRELEGVGASRMGSAMLYVLVASIGMKMDLTAIFERTGLFLVGLIWISIHAGLLILMARVIKAPVFFLAVGSQANVGGAASAPIVASAFHPALAPVGVLLAVFGYAVGTYAAWFCGILMQTVAS; from the coding sequence ATGGAGCACTCGTCCGCGCTGATCACCAACGATGCCGTCGTGCTCGGCATGCTCATGGTGATCCTCACCTTCGTCTTCCGCACCGCGCACAGCAGCCATCCGACGTGGAAGAAGTTCTACACCTACGTGCCCAGTCTGCTGCTGTGCTACTTCATCCCGTCGTTGCTCAGCACCTTCGGGGTCGTGGACGGCGACGAGAGCAACCTGTACTTCGTGGCATCACGCTATCTGTTGCCGACGAGTCTGGTGCTGCTCACCCTGAGCATCGACATCCCCGCGATCCTGCGGCTGGGGCCCAAGGCGCTCACCATGTTCTTCACCGGGACCTTCGGCATCGTGATCGGCGGACCGCTCGCGATCCTGATCGTCGCGACCTTCAGCCCCGAGACCGTGGGCATGGGGACCGACGACGTGTGGCGCGGTCTGACCACCGTGGCCGGTAGCTGGATCGGCGGCGGCGCGAACCAGACGGCCATGAAGGAGGTCTTCCGGGTTCCCGACGACGTGTTCAGCGCCCTGGTGGCGGTCGACGTGATCGTGGCCAACATCTGGATGGCCATGCTGCTGTACGCCGCCGGTCGCTCGAAGGCGATCGACGCGAGCATCGGGGCCGACAACTCGGCGATCGAGGATCTCAAGCACCGCGTGGCCGACTACCAGGCCTCGATCGCGCGCATCCCCACCCTGACCGACCTCGTGACCGTGCTCGGTGTGGGCTTCGGCGTGACCGCCATCGCGCACTTTCTCGGCGACATCATCGCCCCCGCCCTGCTCGAGGCCGCGCCGCAGCTCCAGCGCTTCAGCCTGACCAGCAAGTTCTTCTGGCTCGTGGTGATCGCGACCACCGCCGGCCTGATCATGAGCACCCACTCGAAGAGCCGCGAACTCGAGGGCGTGGGCGCGAGCCGCATGGGCAGCGCCATGCTCTACGTCCTGGTCGCGTCGATCGGCATGAAGATGGACCTCACCGCGATCTTCGAGCGCACCGGGCTGTTCCTGGTCGGCCTGATCTGGATCTCCATCCACGCCGGTCTGCTGATCCTGATGGCCCGCGTGATCAAGGCACCGGTGTTCTTCCTGGCCGTCGGCTCACAGGCGAACGTGGGCGGCGCGGCCAGCGCCCCGATCGTGGCCAGTGCCTTCCACCCGGCACTGGCGCCGGTGGGCGTGTTGCTGGCGGTGTTCGGCTACGCAGTCGGGACCTACGCGGCGTGGTTCTGCGGGATCCTGATGCAGACGGTGGCGTCGTAG
- a CDS encoding ATP-binding cassette domain-containing protein, giving the protein MAPPDGVAPPSSDGVCLVEARAITKRFRSTLAVDAVDLDLRRGEVLALLGPNGAGKTTTVRMLVGILRPDAGTITFHVDGRAVARPAAGDLGYLPEDRGLIRDVPVRRTLEHFAVLRGMDRGRARARAAEELERFGLGDRGDERVDRLSKGNQQKVQFLAAVLHQPRLAVLDEPFSGFDPVNQQRFVEEIRALRDRGTTVLLSAHQMDLVEQLADRLVLMDQGRVVLRGALPEIRRSTRSGARLAVGIGGAVDAHELESVAGVEQAEATGGGAWSLRLDPDVEVGAVLHALTGRWSVRDVSSSAERLHEIFLRTVGRSGLDEDDPREAAE; this is encoded by the coding sequence ATGGCCCCGCCCGACGGAGTCGCGCCCCCGTCCTCCGACGGCGTGTGTCTGGTCGAGGCACGCGCGATCACCAAACGCTTCCGGAGCACCCTGGCCGTCGACGCCGTCGACCTGGATCTGCGCCGCGGAGAGGTCCTGGCCCTGCTCGGCCCCAACGGCGCCGGCAAGACCACCACGGTCCGCATGCTCGTGGGGATCCTGCGTCCGGACGCGGGGACGATCACCTTCCACGTCGACGGTCGTGCGGTCGCGCGGCCGGCCGCCGGTGACCTGGGCTATCTGCCCGAGGACCGCGGCCTGATCCGCGACGTTCCGGTGCGCCGAACGCTCGAGCACTTCGCGGTGCTGCGCGGGATGGACCGCGGCCGGGCGCGGGCGCGGGCGGCCGAGGAGCTCGAGCGCTTCGGACTGGGCGACCGCGGCGACGAGCGGGTCGATCGTCTGAGCAAGGGCAACCAGCAGAAGGTGCAGTTCCTGGCCGCGGTGCTGCACCAGCCGCGACTGGCCGTGCTCGACGAGCCCTTCAGCGGCTTCGATCCGGTCAACCAGCAGCGCTTCGTCGAGGAGATCCGCGCGCTGCGCGACCGCGGGACCACGGTGCTGCTGAGCGCGCATCAGATGGACCTGGTGGAGCAGCTCGCCGACCGCCTCGTGCTGATGGACCAGGGCAGGGTCGTGCTCCGTGGCGCTCTGCCGGAGATCCGCCGGAGCACGCGCAGCGGGGCCCGGTTGGCGGTCGGGATCGGCGGTGCGGTCGATGCGCATGAACTGGAGTCCGTGGCCGGCGTCGAGCAGGCCGAGGCCACGGGCGGTGGCGCGTGGTCGCTGCGGCTCGACCCAGACGTCGAGGTCGGTGCCGTCCTGCATGCACTGACGGGTCGATGGAGCGTGCGCGACGTCAGCAGTTCCGCCGAGCGCCTGCACGAGATCTTCCTGCGCACCGTGGGACGGTCCGGGCTCGACGAAGACGACCCACGGGAGGCCGCCGAATGA
- a CDS encoding HDOD domain-containing protein, whose amino-acid sequence MNSADVLAQIETIGELPILPHTLLQIQKVATDDRSSADDLAQVILRDQSLTMRVLRMVNSAMYQRRGREKVTTVRRAVIALGFETVRKLALGLSVFDMMSKLSRSPHLLQVTQHSLIAAAFAQRLAEASGRMPPEEAFVTALIHDVGKVVLIECSPAAYDQVLDEIERGVHTIDAERKHFGMSHDRAGRRLAARWKLPTSIQTVIGDHHDFDPLHPPRQLDPQIATIIYADAMSRFTFSDESQAREMKVLNRAGKTLGIPLAQIDELYQEIDQEISQLASAVDLSMGDLRSFGVLVNAEGSASVAPPMSEEEKAERTARQLELYRAIGTGVASGRRPKDLLREILDGVVQVLGLERVILFRVNHDRHELRPMIWQGAGMDDPVVRLTLPLRHDTGAVALCALQRRPFHVPAARSEAYEGQAGEALLERTKTCGFACAPVVSPEGVAAVLFADHGPDGADCAFESAQELNGLAAQIGLVLHSALVKA is encoded by the coding sequence ATGAACTCGGCCGACGTCCTGGCGCAGATCGAGACCATCGGTGAGCTGCCGATCCTGCCGCACACGCTGTTGCAGATCCAGAAGGTGGCCACCGACGACCGCAGCAGTGCGGACGACCTCGCTCAGGTGATCCTCCGTGACCAGTCGCTCACGATGCGCGTGCTCCGCATGGTCAACAGCGCCATGTACCAGCGACGCGGGCGCGAGAAGGTCACCACCGTGCGGCGGGCGGTGATCGCGCTGGGCTTCGAGACGGTGCGCAAGCTCGCGCTGGGTCTGAGCGTGTTCGACATGATGAGCAAGCTGTCGCGTTCGCCGCATCTGCTGCAGGTGACGCAGCACTCGTTGATCGCCGCGGCCTTCGCGCAGCGTCTGGCCGAGGCCAGCGGGCGCATGCCGCCCGAGGAGGCGTTCGTCACCGCACTGATCCACGACGTGGGCAAGGTCGTCTTGATCGAGTGCTCGCCGGCGGCCTACGATCAGGTGCTCGACGAGATCGAACGCGGCGTGCACACGATCGACGCCGAACGCAAGCACTTCGGCATGAGTCACGATCGTGCGGGCCGTCGGCTCGCCGCGCGGTGGAAGCTGCCCACCAGCATCCAGACCGTGATCGGCGATCACCACGACTTCGACCCGCTGCATCCGCCGCGTCAGCTCGATCCGCAGATCGCGACGATCATCTACGCCGACGCGATGAGCCGTTTCACGTTCTCCGACGAATCCCAGGCGCGCGAGATGAAGGTGCTGAACCGTGCGGGGAAGACCCTGGGGATTCCGCTGGCGCAGATCGACGAACTCTACCAGGAGATCGATCAGGAGATCTCGCAGCTCGCCTCGGCCGTCGACTTGTCGATGGGCGATCTGCGGTCGTTCGGTGTCCTGGTCAATGCCGAGGGCAGCGCCAGTGTCGCCCCGCCCATGAGCGAAGAGGAGAAGGCCGAGCGCACCGCGCGCCAGCTCGAATTGTACCGCGCCATCGGCACCGGGGTGGCCTCGGGGCGGCGGCCCAAGGACCTGCTGCGCGAGATCCTCGACGGCGTGGTGCAGGTGCTCGGTCTGGAGCGCGTGATCCTGTTCCGCGTGAACCACGACCGTCACGAACTGCGGCCGATGATCTGGCAGGGCGCGGGGATGGACGATCCCGTCGTCCGGCTCACGCTTCCCCTGCGCCACGACACCGGTGCGGTGGCGCTGTGCGCACTGCAGAGGCGCCCGTTCCATGTCCCGGCCGCGCGGAGCGAGGCCTACGAGGGGCAGGCCGGCGAGGCGCTGCTCGAACGGACGAAGACCTGCGGCTTCGCCTGTGCGCCCGTGGTCTCGCCGGAGGGCGTGGCCGCCGTCCTCTTCGCCGACCACGGCCCCGATGGGGCCGACTGTGCGTTCGAATCGGCGCAGGAGTTGAACGGCCTGGCCGCGCAGATCGGTCTGGTGCTCCACTCGGCGCTGGTGAAGGCCTGA
- a CDS encoding serine hydrolase domain-containing protein: MNRVVRRLVAAAAVGVATVGCVCPDGLPPVTDPRGSTTLDPAVVEELDRELLTVRSEQGIPGLAVGVVEEGAMAYVRSFGVATLEPATALRPDTPFPAASISKLFTTLVVLQLVDDGRLALDAPLSEFGFEGVRITPRELLTHRSGLRDGDGPDAVLSGKVSTGTKVWSYADANFDLLGRVVERIAGEPFAAVARRRVLEPAGMEHSTFDTTVPSVVDGHVGCWFGGGRRAVALPADPDAAPSEGLRASVVDLTRWMEAVLGRSPRLASARHWDAMFESAATTDWPGVDQGLGWQIETGSDEWTVRHAGSVDGIRALLTLWPDRGRGIVVLGNAESLQRWVVRSKVVSILDTAG, from the coding sequence ATGAATCGTGTCGTCCGCCGCCTCGTGGCGGCTGCCGCCGTCGGGGTTGCGACGGTGGGCTGCGTCTGCCCCGACGGCCTGCCACCCGTGACCGACCCGCGCGGTTCGACCACGCTCGACCCTGCGGTGGTCGAGGAACTCGATCGCGAACTCCTCACGGTTCGATCCGAGCAGGGCATTCCGGGTCTCGCCGTCGGTGTGGTCGAGGAGGGGGCCATGGCCTACGTGCGCAGCTTCGGCGTGGCGACGCTCGAGCCTGCGACAGCGCTACGACCGGATACGCCCTTCCCCGCGGCGTCGATCTCGAAGTTGTTCACCACGCTGGTGGTGCTGCAGCTCGTCGACGACGGGCGCCTGGCGCTCGACGCTCCGCTGTCGGAGTTCGGATTCGAAGGAGTGCGGATCACACCGCGGGAGCTGCTGACGCATCGCTCGGGACTGCGCGATGGCGACGGACCGGATGCAGTGCTCTCCGGGAAGGTCTCGACGGGCACGAAGGTCTGGTCCTACGCCGACGCGAACTTCGACCTGCTCGGCCGGGTGGTCGAGCGAATCGCGGGTGAGCCCTTCGCAGCCGTGGCGCGACGCCGTGTCCTCGAGCCGGCCGGGATGGAACACTCGACGTTCGACACGACCGTGCCGAGTGTCGTGGACGGCCACGTCGGCTGCTGGTTCGGCGGCGGTCGAAGAGCGGTCGCCCTGCCGGCGGATCCGGACGCGGCGCCGAGCGAGGGCCTGCGGGCGAGTGTCGTGGACCTGACCCGCTGGATGGAGGCAGTCCTCGGCCGGTCTCCGCGTCTGGCGTCGGCACGGCACTGGGATGCGATGTTCGAGTCCGCGGCGACGACCGACTGGCCGGGTGTCGATCAGGGCCTGGGCTGGCAGATCGAGACCGGTAGCGACGAGTGGACCGTGCGGCACGCCGGGTCCGTCGACGGCATCCGCGCCCTTCTGACCCTGTGGCCCGACCGAGGGCGGGGGATCGTCGTTCTCGGCAACGCCGAGTCGTTGCAACGATGGGTCGTGCGCTCGAAGGTCGTCTCGATCCTCGACACGGCCGGCTGA